One Actinosynnema pretiosum DNA segment encodes these proteins:
- a CDS encoding thioredoxin family protein gives MTGGLLGLLCALVVVAAVAVALRGRGRVRPGSRRALPDEVRALLDPDAEVTLVQVTTRFCAGCRRSREVLAGLVARTGGVRLAELDVTERPELAAALGVLATPTTVAYDRRGAELLRVTGVPDAEGLSGALTGLTRPSDG, from the coding sequence GTGACCGGGGGCCTGCTCGGCCTGCTGTGCGCGCTCGTGGTGGTGGCGGCGGTCGCCGTCGCGCTCCGCGGGCGCGGCCGGGTGCGGCCGGGGTCGCGGCGCGCGCTGCCCGACGAGGTGCGGGCGCTGCTCGACCCGGACGCCGAGGTGACCCTGGTGCAGGTGACGACCCGGTTCTGCGCGGGCTGCCGCCGCAGCCGGGAGGTGCTGGCCGGGCTGGTCGCGCGGACCGGCGGCGTGCGCCTGGCCGAGCTGGACGTGACCGAGCGGCCCGAGCTGGCCGCGGCGCTGGGGGTGCTCGCCACCCCGACGACCGTGGCCTACGACCGGCGCGGCGCCGAGCTGCTGCGGGTCACCGGCGTCCCGGACGCGGAGGGGCTGTCCGGCGCGCTCACCGGGCTGACGCGCCCGTCGGACGGGTGA
- a CDS encoding LmeA family phospholipid-binding protein: MTAPEPRRPRRGRKLVITALVLGGLLVAADFGLAAAGEYQVAQRMRDKLQLSEDPAVRINGFPFTTQALGGDYRDIEITANGVPVRDQLRDLEIKANLYHTRIGLSELLAGDTSNARIDQVKGSVKIKANDLNRLVNQVTPFTDMAIEPDTRPVEQGGPETQGGQQPPTAAAVKLSGTTSLAGRKIRISAYGTVTLSGGMVEIGVNDVEIDDTSLAGLNEVLGAVRSALNVKIDPGSLPFTVTPTAVRVESGALTVEGTLENIPLDQR; encoded by the coding sequence ATGACCGCCCCCGAACCCCGCCGACCCCGGCGGGGCCGCAAGCTCGTGATCACGGCCCTGGTGCTCGGCGGGCTGCTGGTCGCGGCCGACTTCGGCCTGGCGGCGGCGGGTGAGTACCAGGTGGCCCAGCGGATGCGGGACAAGCTCCAGCTCAGCGAGGACCCCGCCGTGCGGATCAACGGGTTCCCGTTCACCACCCAGGCGCTGGGCGGCGACTACCGGGACATCGAGATCACCGCCAACGGCGTCCCGGTGCGCGACCAGCTGCGCGACCTGGAGATCAAGGCGAACCTCTACCACACCAGGATCGGCCTGTCCGAGCTGCTGGCGGGCGACACCAGCAACGCGCGCATCGACCAGGTCAAGGGCAGCGTCAAGATCAAGGCGAACGACCTGAACCGCCTGGTCAACCAGGTCACGCCGTTCACCGACATGGCGATCGAGCCGGACACCAGGCCGGTCGAGCAGGGCGGTCCGGAGACGCAGGGCGGGCAGCAGCCGCCCACCGCCGCCGCCGTGAAGCTGAGCGGCACGACCTCGCTGGCCGGGCGGAAGATCCGGATCTCGGCCTACGGCACGGTGACGCTGTCCGGCGGGATGGTGGAGATCGGCGTGAACGACGTGGAGATCGACGACACCTCGCTGGCCGGGCTCAACGAGGTGCTGGGCGCGGTGCGGTCGGCGCTGAACGTGAAGATCGACCCCGGTTCGCTGCCGTTCACCGTGACCCCGACCGCCGTGCGGGTGGAGAGCGGCGCGCTGACCGTCGAGGGGACCCTGGAGAACATCCCGCTGGACCAGCGGTGA
- the mshD gene encoding mycothiol synthase, whose translation MADLTWHDALDPEQAEEITRLLAEAEEVDGVAPAGEAVHLRLRPGASGSAHLLARVDGVLAGYAHLDLLGDSDGNLVAELAVRPGSRRAGVGSELAGAVLGAAADRGGPVRFWAHGDREGASGLAARLGARRVRELWVMRRALAGLPEVPPLPEGVALRSFEPGRDEDAVVRVNARAFSWHPEQGAMTADDVRLKEAEDWFDADGFLLAVDGADRLLGFHWTKRHDESMGEVYVVGVDPDAQGGGLGKALTLAGLVHLKSTGLRDVHLYVESDNSPAVRVYTRLGFSRWKADVQYAL comes from the coding sequence GTGGCTGACCTGACCTGGCACGACGCGCTGGACCCCGAGCAGGCCGAGGAGATCACCCGGCTGCTCGCCGAAGCCGAGGAGGTGGACGGCGTCGCCCCCGCGGGCGAGGCCGTCCACCTCCGCTTGCGTCCGGGGGCCTCCGGCAGCGCGCACCTGCTGGCCCGCGTCGACGGCGTCCTCGCCGGGTACGCGCACCTCGACCTGCTCGGCGACTCGGACGGCAACCTGGTGGCGGAGCTGGCCGTGCGGCCGGGGTCGCGCCGCGCGGGCGTGGGCTCGGAGCTGGCCGGGGCCGTCCTCGGAGCCGCCGCCGATCGCGGCGGGCCGGTGCGCTTCTGGGCGCACGGCGACCGCGAGGGCGCTTCCGGGCTCGCCGCCAGGCTCGGCGCCCGCCGGGTCCGCGAGCTGTGGGTGATGCGGCGCGCGCTGGCCGGGCTGCCCGAGGTCCCCCCGCTGCCCGAGGGCGTGGCGCTGCGGTCCTTCGAACCGGGGCGGGACGAGGACGCGGTCGTGCGGGTCAACGCGCGGGCGTTCTCCTGGCACCCGGAGCAGGGCGCGATGACCGCCGACGACGTCCGGCTCAAGGAGGCCGAGGACTGGTTCGACGCGGACGGCTTCCTGCTCGCGGTGGACGGGGCCGACCGGCTGCTCGGCTTCCACTGGACCAAGCGGCACGACGAGTCCATGGGCGAGGTCTACGTGGTCGGCGTCGACCCGGACGCGCAGGGCGGCGGCCTCGGCAAGGCGCTCACCCTCGCGGGTCTGGTCCACCTGAAGAGCACCGGACTGCGCGACGTGCACCTCTACGTCGAGTCCGACAACTCACCGGCGGTGCGCGTGTACACCCGGTTGGGCTTTTCGCGCTGGAAAGCGGACGTCCAATACGCCCTGTAG
- a CDS encoding DUF4395 domain-containing protein — MPKDVPVDPRGARFSAWFTSAVLVLVLLTGSWRLLAAQTALFAMCAFVSLRLNPWGHVYRRVLQPRLPEAEREDAAPLRFAQGVGFAFALVGTIGYAAGWTALGVVATSAALTAALLNAALGLCLGCELFLLVRRLAPAPAPRH; from the coding sequence GTGCCGAAGGACGTCCCCGTCGATCCCAGGGGGGCCAGGTTCAGCGCCTGGTTCACCAGCGCGGTGCTGGTCCTGGTGCTGCTCACCGGTTCGTGGCGACTGCTGGCGGCGCAGACCGCCCTCTTCGCGATGTGCGCCTTCGTGTCCCTGCGGCTCAACCCGTGGGGGCACGTGTACCGGCGGGTCCTGCAACCCAGGCTGCCGGAGGCGGAGCGGGAGGACGCGGCGCCGCTGCGGTTCGCCCAGGGCGTCGGGTTCGCCTTCGCGCTGGTCGGCACGATCGGCTACGCGGCGGGCTGGACGGCGCTGGGCGTGGTGGCCACCTCGGCCGCGCTGACCGCGGCCCTGCTGAACGCCGCGCTGGGGCTGTGCCTCGGCTGCGAGCTGTTCCTGCTGGTCCGCCGCCTCGCCCCGGCGCCCGCGCCCCGCCACTGA
- a CDS encoding 5-oxoprolinase subunit B family protein, which yields MRLRRCGSDAVLVEVSSLDEVAAVRAAVRAADLPQVAEVVPAARTVLVKAAPGGLGAVRELLDGLDLSAPAPAPAREVVLPVRYDGPDLELVAETAGLAVDEVVALHTGAAYEVAFCGFAPGFGYLTGLPEPLRQPRLDSPRTRVPAGSVAVAGEFTAAYPRATPGGWRLIGTTDAPLFDPERDEPALLAPGDRVRFEAL from the coding sequence ATGCGACTGCGGCGGTGCGGCTCCGACGCGGTGCTCGTCGAGGTGAGCTCGCTGGACGAGGTCGCCGCGGTGCGCGCGGCGGTGCGGGCCGCCGACCTGCCGCAGGTCGCCGAGGTCGTCCCGGCCGCCAGGACGGTGCTGGTCAAGGCCGCGCCGGGCGGGCTGGGGGCGGTGCGCGAGCTGCTCGACGGCCTCGACCTGTCGGCGCCCGCCCCGGCGCCCGCGCGGGAGGTCGTGCTGCCGGTCCGCTACGACGGGCCGGACCTGGAGCTGGTCGCGGAGACGGCGGGCCTGGCGGTGGACGAGGTCGTCGCGCTGCACACCGGGGCCGCGTACGAGGTGGCGTTCTGCGGGTTCGCGCCCGGCTTCGGCTACCTGACCGGCCTGCCGGAGCCGCTGCGGCAGCCGAGGCTGGACTCGCCGAGGACGCGCGTCCCCGCCGGGTCGGTCGCCGTGGCGGGCGAGTTCACCGCCGCCTACCCGAGGGCCACGCCCGGCGGGTGGCGGCTGATCGGCACGACGGACGCGCCGCTGTTCGACCCCGAGCGGGACGAACCGGCGCTGCTGGCTCCGGGCGACCGGGTGCGCTTCGAGGCGTTGTGA
- the pstS gene encoding phosphate ABC transporter substrate-binding protein PstS has translation MKTKRHGAVVGLIAAGALLLTACGSDNNTAATGSSSTGGASTPSAPVECGGKTKLNAEGSSAQKNAIDTFVQAYQQQCAGADLAYNGSGSGAGIKNFNAGQVDFGGSDSAMKDAEIAAATERCQGNPAWHLPMVFGPVALGYKLNGVTDLALNAEVTAKIFNGSVKKWNDPAISALNSGAKLPDTEIKVVYRNDESGTTDNFQKYLTTAAPAAWTQGDGKQFKGGVGEGKEKSAGVAQAVASVDGAITYVELSYAQDNKLSIAKIDSGAGAVELTGESVGKAIDSAKIKGQGNDLVLDLNSIYGTKAEGAYPLLLATYEIVCSKGYDADTAKAVKAFLTVAATTGQAGLADAGYAPLPDAFQEKLLTAIKAIA, from the coding sequence GTGAAGACCAAGCGGCACGGCGCCGTCGTCGGCCTTATCGCGGCCGGTGCGCTTCTGCTCACCGCATGCGGCAGCGACAACAACACCGCTGCGACCGGCAGCTCCTCGACGGGCGGCGCGAGCACCCCGTCCGCGCCCGTCGAGTGCGGTGGCAAGACGAAGCTGAACGCAGAGGGCTCCTCGGCTCAGAAGAACGCGATCGACACGTTCGTCCAGGCCTACCAGCAGCAGTGCGCGGGCGCCGACCTCGCGTACAACGGCTCCGGTTCCGGCGCGGGCATCAAGAACTTCAACGCGGGCCAGGTCGACTTCGGCGGTTCCGACTCCGCCATGAAGGACGCCGAGATCGCCGCCGCCACCGAGCGCTGCCAGGGCAACCCCGCCTGGCACCTGCCGATGGTCTTCGGCCCCGTCGCCCTCGGCTACAAGCTGAACGGCGTCACCGACCTGGCCCTCAACGCCGAGGTCACCGCCAAGATCTTCAACGGCTCGGTCAAGAAGTGGAACGACCCGGCGATCTCCGCCCTCAACTCGGGCGCGAAGCTGCCCGACACCGAGATCAAGGTCGTCTACCGCAACGACGAGTCCGGCACCACGGACAACTTCCAGAAGTACCTGACCACCGCCGCCCCCGCGGCGTGGACCCAGGGCGACGGCAAGCAGTTCAAGGGCGGTGTCGGCGAGGGCAAGGAGAAGTCCGCCGGTGTCGCGCAGGCCGTGGCCTCCGTGGACGGTGCCATCACCTACGTCGAGCTGTCCTACGCCCAGGACAACAAGCTCTCGATCGCCAAGATCGACTCCGGCGCCGGCGCGGTCGAGCTGACCGGCGAGTCGGTCGGCAAGGCCATCGACAGCGCGAAGATCAAGGGCCAGGGCAACGACCTCGTCCTCGACCTGAACTCGATCTACGGCACCAAGGCCGAGGGCGCCTACCCGCTGCTCCTGGCCACCTACGAGATCGTCTGCTCCAAGGGCTACGACGCCGACACCGCCAAGGCCGTCAAGGCGTTCCTGACGGTCGCGGCCACCACCGGCCAGGCCGGTCTGGCGGACGCGGGCTACGCCCCGCTGCCCGACGCCTTCCAGGAGAAGCTGCTGACCGCCATCAAGGCGATCGCCTGA
- a CDS encoding response regulator transcription factor, which yields MSIDVLLLTTDPDPEAVLPALALLPHEVRPLRPEVSALLEAGPHDVVLVDARTDLVGARGLCRLLDSSGVDVPVVAIVTEGSLVAVNADWSVDEILLPTSGPAEVDARLRLVRSRRGAAQSGGDGSLQLGELVIDEATYTARLRGRPLDLTYKEFELLKYLAQHAGRVFTRAQLLQEVWGYDFFGGTRTVDVHVRRLRAKLGPEHESLIGTVRNVGYKFVRPPRPGSLRRPEAEQAIGAPQLDETELFRV from the coding sequence ATGAGCATCGACGTGCTGCTGCTGACCACCGACCCCGATCCCGAGGCGGTGCTGCCCGCGCTGGCCCTGCTTCCCCACGAGGTCCGCCCGCTCCGCCCGGAGGTCTCCGCGCTGCTGGAGGCGGGCCCCCACGACGTCGTCCTGGTGGACGCCCGCACCGACCTGGTCGGCGCGCGCGGCCTGTGCCGCCTGCTGGACTCCAGCGGCGTCGACGTGCCGGTCGTCGCGATCGTCACCGAGGGCAGCCTGGTCGCCGTCAACGCCGACTGGAGCGTCGACGAGATCCTGCTCCCCACCTCCGGCCCGGCCGAGGTCGACGCCCGGCTGCGCCTGGTGCGCTCCCGCCGGGGCGCCGCCCAGTCCGGCGGCGACGGCTCGCTGCAGCTCGGCGAGCTGGTCATCGACGAGGCCACCTACACCGCCCGCCTGCGCGGCCGTCCGCTCGACCTCACCTACAAGGAGTTCGAGCTGCTGAAGTACCTGGCGCAGCACGCGGGCCGGGTGTTCACCCGCGCGCAGCTGCTCCAGGAGGTCTGGGGCTACGACTTCTTCGGCGGCACCCGCACCGTGGACGTCCACGTGCGGCGCCTGCGCGCCAAGCTCGGCCCCGAGCACGAGTCGCTCATCGGCACCGTGCGCAACGTGGGCTACAAGTTCGTCCGCCCGCCGCGTCCCGGCTCGCTGCGCCGCCCCGAGGCCGAGCAGGCCATCGGCGCCCCGCAGCTGGACGAGACCGAGCTGTTCCGCGTCTGA
- a CDS encoding FABP family protein translates to MAEQTPVPGSGDAAVQAAAERAESTRARNLPQFDDLPVPADTANLREGPSLHDACLALLPLVGVWRGEGEVVYPTIEGPYRFGQQVTFAHDGRPFLYYEARSWLLDENGAVIRQAARETGFWRPQPDDTIEVLLTHNTGIVELFYGKPRNQTSWEFGTDAVVRTATAKEVTGAQRLYGIVNNGDLAYVEERAMVGQPLQPHSSAHLRRVVG, encoded by the coding sequence ATGGCAGAGCAGACGCCGGTCCCCGGCAGCGGTGACGCCGCCGTCCAGGCCGCCGCAGAGCGCGCCGAGTCGACGCGCGCCCGCAACCTCCCCCAGTTCGACGACCTGCCGGTCCCGGCGGACACCGCGAACCTGAGGGAGGGCCCGTCGCTGCACGACGCGTGCCTCGCGCTGCTGCCGCTGGTGGGCGTGTGGCGCGGCGAGGGCGAGGTCGTGTACCCGACGATCGAGGGCCCGTACCGGTTCGGCCAGCAGGTCACGTTCGCCCACGACGGGCGGCCGTTCCTCTACTACGAGGCGCGGTCGTGGCTGCTGGACGAGAACGGCGCGGTGATCAGGCAGGCGGCGCGCGAGACCGGTTTCTGGCGCCCGCAGCCCGACGACACGATCGAGGTGCTGCTCACGCACAACACCGGGATCGTGGAGCTGTTCTACGGCAAGCCCCGCAACCAGACCTCCTGGGAGTTCGGCACCGACGCGGTGGTCCGCACGGCGACCGCCAAGGAGGTGACCGGCGCGCAGCGGCTGTACGGCATCGTCAACAACGGCGACCTGGCGTACGTCGAGGAGCGCGCGATGGTCGGCCAGCCCTTGCAGCCGCACTCCTCGGCGCACCTGCGCCGGGTCGTCGGCTAG
- a CDS encoding DUF1416 domain-containing protein: protein MSAAGCGAPQQGVELSVGANEVVLSGRVSAGGAPVGGAYVRLLDSSGEFTAEVVSSEQGEFRFYAAPGDWTVRALHRSGNGEAAVTAGGPGVHAVEVAVA, encoded by the coding sequence ATGAGCGCGGCGGGTTGCGGGGCGCCCCAGCAGGGCGTGGAGCTGAGCGTGGGCGCGAACGAGGTCGTGCTGTCGGGCCGGGTGAGCGCCGGGGGCGCGCCGGTCGGCGGGGCGTACGTGCGGCTGCTGGACTCGTCCGGCGAGTTCACCGCCGAGGTGGTGTCGTCGGAGCAGGGCGAGTTCCGCTTCTACGCGGCGCCCGGCGACTGGACGGTGCGGGCGCTGCACCGGTCGGGCAACGGCGAGGCCGCGGTGACGGCGGGCGGTCCCGGCGTGCACGCGGTCGAGGTCGCGGTCGCCTGA
- a CDS encoding alpha/beta hydrolase family protein, with translation MTTPSTPPDLAFVVGHGFTNHTGKPYVARVLRRFARHGGVIALDFRGHGRSGGRTTVGGDEVHDLAAGVSLARELGYRRVVVVGFSMGASVALRHAALADDRPDAVAAVSSPARWWSRETAAMRRVHWLLEQPHGRLAARALGVRLAGPWARVPESPVEVVHRIAPTPLLLVHGELDRYFAPAHATALHRAAGGAAELWLEPRTGHAESAMTPVLVDRIATWLDDASWRTWR, from the coding sequence GTGACGACCCCGTCGACCCCGCCGGACCTGGCGTTCGTCGTGGGGCACGGCTTCACCAACCACACCGGCAAGCCGTACGTGGCGCGGGTGCTGCGCCGCTTCGCCCGGCACGGCGGGGTGATCGCCCTGGACTTCCGGGGGCACGGCCGCTCCGGCGGGCGGACCACCGTCGGCGGTGACGAGGTCCACGACCTCGCCGCCGGGGTTTCGCTGGCCCGCGAGCTGGGGTACCGGCGGGTCGTGGTGGTCGGGTTCTCGATGGGCGCGTCGGTGGCGCTGCGGCACGCCGCGCTCGCCGACGACCGGCCGGACGCCGTGGCGGCGGTCAGCAGCCCGGCGCGGTGGTGGTCGAGGGAGACCGCCGCGATGCGCCGCGTGCACTGGCTGCTGGAGCAGCCGCACGGCAGGCTCGCCGCCCGCGCGCTGGGCGTGCGGCTGGCCGGGCCGTGGGCGCGGGTCCCGGAGAGCCCCGTCGAGGTGGTGCACCGGATCGCGCCCACGCCGCTGCTGCTGGTGCACGGCGAGCTGGACCGGTACTTCGCGCCCGCCCACGCCACCGCGCTGCACCGGGCCGCCGGTGGCGCGGCCGAGCTGTGGCTGGAGCCGCGGACCGGCCACGCCGAGTCGGCGATGACGCCCGTTCTGGTAGACCGGATCGCGACCTGGCTCGACGACGCTTCCTGGAGGACCTGGCGATGA
- a CDS encoding 5-oxoprolinase subunit C family protein yields MRTLRVLRTGPQALVQDFGRPGHAHLGVPPSGALDRASLALANRLVGNADGAAGLELLLGGLAVVATGSCTVAVTGPQVAVRVNGRERDSPCHLVEGDELEVGTPTSGLRCYLAVSGGIAVPEQLGSRSSDLLSGIGPDPVARGDVLPLGESTGIPVGVDVLVPARAPDEVEVPVLLGPRDDWFTDPAGQLAAGSWVVSDRSNRVGLRLAGTALRRTGEATGRELPSEGLVTGAVQVPADGQPVVFLADHPTTGGYPVIGVVAERALPGLGQARPGTRVRFRVGR; encoded by the coding sequence GTGAGAACGCTCCGCGTCCTGCGGACCGGACCGCAGGCGCTCGTGCAGGACTTCGGCCGACCCGGCCACGCCCACCTGGGCGTTCCGCCCTCCGGGGCGCTGGACCGGGCGTCGCTGGCCCTGGCCAACCGGCTCGTCGGCAACGCCGACGGCGCGGCCGGGCTGGAACTGCTGCTGGGCGGCCTGGCGGTGGTGGCGACCGGCTCGTGCACGGTCGCGGTCACCGGTCCGCAGGTCGCGGTGCGGGTCAACGGCAGGGAGCGGGACTCGCCCTGCCACCTCGTGGAAGGCGACGAGCTGGAGGTCGGGACCCCGACCTCCGGCTTGCGCTGCTACCTCGCGGTGTCCGGCGGGATCGCGGTGCCCGAGCAGCTGGGCAGCCGCTCGTCGGACCTGCTGTCCGGGATCGGCCCGGACCCCGTCGCGCGCGGGGACGTGCTGCCGCTGGGCGAGTCGACCGGCATCCCGGTCGGGGTGGACGTGCTGGTCCCCGCCCGCGCGCCCGACGAGGTCGAGGTCCCGGTGCTGCTGGGACCGCGCGACGACTGGTTCACCGACCCGGCGGGCCAGCTGGCCGCCGGGAGCTGGGTGGTGTCGGACCGGAGCAACCGGGTCGGGCTGCGGCTGGCCGGGACGGCGCTGCGGCGCACCGGTGAGGCGACCGGCCGGGAGCTGCCCAGCGAGGGCCTGGTGACCGGCGCGGTGCAGGTGCCCGCGGACGGCCAGCCGGTGGTGTTCCTCGCCGACCACCCCACCACCGGGGGCTACCCGGTGATCGGGGTCGTCGCGGAGCGCGCGCTGCCGGGGCTGGGCCAGGCCAGGCCGGGCACGCGGGTCAGGTTCCGGGTCGGGCGCTGA
- a CDS encoding sulfurtransferase — MSRADVLVSAAWAEENLAAPGVVFVEVDEDTTAYEGGHLPGAVRIDWRTELQDPVRRDFVDRAGFEKLLSAKGIANSDTVILYGGNNNWFAAYAYWYFKLYGHESVKLIDGGRKKWELDGRPLDKEVVEREATTYQAQEQDLSIRAFRDEVVEAIGAKNLVDVRSPDEFSGKLLAPAHLPQEQAQRGGHIPTAINVPWSKAANEDGTFKSDEELAALYADAGLDGSRSTIAYCRIGERSSHSWFALHELLGHSDVKNYDGSWTEYGSLIGVPVELGSGKEA; from the coding sequence ATGAGCCGTGCAGACGTCCTGGTCTCCGCCGCCTGGGCCGAGGAGAACCTCGCCGCGCCCGGCGTGGTGTTCGTCGAGGTCGACGAGGACACCACCGCCTACGAGGGGGGCCACCTGCCCGGCGCGGTGCGGATCGACTGGCGCACCGAGCTGCAGGACCCGGTCCGCCGCGACTTCGTCGACCGCGCGGGCTTCGAGAAGCTGCTGTCCGCCAAGGGCATCGCGAACTCCGACACGGTGATCCTGTACGGCGGCAACAACAACTGGTTCGCCGCGTACGCCTACTGGTACTTCAAGCTGTACGGCCACGAGTCGGTGAAGCTGATCGACGGCGGGCGCAAGAAGTGGGAGCTGGACGGCCGCCCCCTGGACAAGGAGGTCGTGGAGCGCGAGGCGACCACCTACCAGGCGCAGGAGCAGGACCTGTCGATCCGGGCCTTCCGCGACGAGGTCGTCGAGGCGATCGGCGCGAAGAACCTGGTGGACGTGCGCTCCCCCGACGAGTTCAGCGGCAAGCTGCTCGCGCCCGCGCACCTGCCGCAGGAGCAGGCGCAGCGCGGCGGGCACATCCCCACGGCGATCAACGTGCCGTGGAGCAAGGCCGCCAACGAGGACGGCACGTTCAAGTCCGACGAGGAGCTGGCCGCGCTGTACGCGGACGCCGGCCTGGACGGCTCGCGCAGCACCATCGCGTACTGCCGCATCGGCGAGCGCTCCTCGCACAGCTGGTTCGCGCTGCACGAGCTGCTCGGGCACTCGGACGTGAAGAACTACGACGGCTCGTGGACCGAGTACGGCTCGCTGATCGGCGTGCCGGTCGAGCTCGGTTCCGGCAAGGAGGCGTGA
- the pstC gene encoding phosphate ABC transporter permease subunit PstC: MNDRTAAQRPAGTGTHPGARGGVPAARPAPEAPIPPTSEGEKKAHVRPGDRIFSGLATGSGVLVVVLIAAIGVFLLMQAVPSLALNNANFLTSREWSTGDVSDMRFGILDLLLVTVVASLVALAIAMPIALGIALFLTQYAPRKLSRTFAYVIDLLAAVPSIIFGLWGLFILGPVLTPVGEFLTDKLGWIFLFSQGNVSIELGGTIFTAGIVLAVMILPIITAVSREVFDRTPPAHVEGAIALGATKWEVVKTTVLPFGKAGYVSASMLGLGRALGETIALTIILSSTAQAFGWSLFDGGATFASKIALAAPEFNDPKSAGAYVAAGLVLFVLTFVVNAIARSIVAGHKEYE; this comes from the coding sequence ATGAACGACCGCACTGCGGCGCAGCGCCCCGCGGGCACCGGGACCCATCCCGGTGCCCGCGGGGGCGTCCCGGCCGCTCGACCAGCCCCGGAGGCTCCGATTCCCCCCACCTCGGAAGGCGAGAAGAAGGCGCACGTCCGGCCAGGTGACCGGATCTTCAGCGGGCTCGCCACCGGTTCCGGCGTCCTCGTCGTGGTGCTCATCGCGGCGATCGGCGTGTTCCTGCTCATGCAGGCCGTCCCGTCACTCGCGCTGAACAACGCGAACTTCCTGACCAGTCGCGAGTGGTCCACCGGCGACGTCAGCGACATGCGCTTCGGCATCCTGGACCTGCTCCTGGTCACCGTGGTGGCCTCGCTCGTGGCGCTGGCGATCGCCATGCCGATCGCGCTGGGCATCGCCCTCTTCCTCACCCAGTACGCCCCGCGCAAGCTGTCGCGGACGTTCGCCTACGTCATCGACCTGCTCGCCGCGGTCCCCTCGATCATCTTCGGCCTCTGGGGCCTGTTCATCCTGGGGCCGGTGCTCACGCCCGTCGGCGAGTTCCTGACCGACAAGCTCGGCTGGATCTTCCTGTTCTCGCAGGGCAACGTGTCCATCGAGCTGGGCGGCACGATCTTCACCGCGGGCATCGTCCTCGCCGTGATGATCCTGCCGATCATCACCGCCGTCAGCCGCGAGGTCTTCGACCGCACCCCGCCCGCGCACGTCGAGGGCGCGATCGCGCTCGGCGCGACCAAGTGGGAGGTCGTCAAGACCACCGTCCTGCCGTTCGGCAAGGCCGGTTACGTCAGCGCCTCGATGCTCGGCCTCGGCCGCGCGCTCGGCGAGACCATCGCGCTGACGATCATCCTCAGCTCGACGGCCCAGGCGTTCGGCTGGAGCCTGTTCGACGGCGGCGCCACGTTCGCCTCGAAGATCGCGCTGGCCGCGCCCGAGTTCAACGACCCGAAGTCGGCGGGCGCCTACGTCGCCGCGGGCCTGGTGCTGTTCGTGCTGACCTTCGTGGTCAACGCGATCGCCCGGTCCATCGTCGCAGGTCACAAGGAGTACGAATGA
- a CDS encoding aminodeoxychorismate lyase, translating into MRVLALLDGTLADPDAPLIRIDDLGLVRGDGVFETILVVGGKPRELGPHLDRLERSAAMLDLPAPDRAGYERAAKAVLDNWSGGAELALKLVMTRGVEGGDGTPTGFALGLEISPKVLAQRAEGIAAVTLDRGIEPGLAERAPWLLLGAKSLSYAVNMAALREAERRGAAEVVFTTSGGSVLEGPTSTLIAVRGRTLTTPPATLGILPGTTQAVLFQAAEKAGWTVVVEPIAVEDLFTADAVLLVSSVRSITRVHTLDGKALPDSTALHAELHALYESQY; encoded by the coding sequence ATGCGCGTGCTCGCACTGCTCGACGGAACCCTCGCGGACCCCGACGCCCCGCTCATCCGGATCGACGACCTCGGCCTCGTGCGCGGTGACGGGGTCTTCGAGACGATCCTCGTCGTCGGTGGCAAGCCCAGGGAGCTGGGTCCCCACCTCGACCGCCTGGAGCGGTCGGCGGCCATGCTCGACCTGCCCGCGCCGGACCGCGCGGGTTACGAGCGGGCGGCGAAGGCGGTGCTGGACAACTGGTCCGGCGGCGCCGAGCTGGCGCTCAAGCTCGTCATGACCAGGGGAGTCGAGGGCGGCGACGGCACGCCCACCGGCTTCGCGCTCGGGCTGGAGATCTCGCCGAAGGTGCTCGCGCAGCGCGCGGAGGGCATCGCGGCGGTCACCCTGGACCGGGGGATCGAGCCGGGCCTCGCCGAGCGCGCCCCGTGGCTGCTGCTCGGCGCGAAGTCCCTGTCGTACGCGGTGAACATGGCCGCGCTGCGCGAGGCCGAGCGCAGGGGCGCGGCGGAGGTGGTCTTCACGACCTCCGGCGGCTCGGTGCTGGAGGGCCCGACGTCCACCCTGATCGCGGTGCGCGGCCGGACCCTGACCACGCCGCCCGCGACGCTGGGCATCCTGCCCGGCACCACCCAGGCGGTGCTGTTCCAGGCCGCGGAGAAGGCCGGGTGGACGGTCGTCGTCGAGCCGATCGCCGTCGAGGACCTGTTCACCGCCGACGCGGTGCTGCTGGTGTCGAGCGTCCGCTCGATCACCCGCGTGCACACCCTGGACGGCAAGGCGCTGCCCGACTCGACCGCGCTGCACGCCGAGCTGCACGCGCTCTACGAGTCCCAGTACTAG